Within the Roseicitreum antarcticum genome, the region AACTCGGGCGAGCCATAAAACTGCGCCATGGGCCAGGCCATCAGGCATGCCAGCCCCCAGATGATGAAACCCCGAATGACATCCAGCGTCCAGGCGGTGTTCAGGAACTCTGGCTCATCTCCGCGCGGGCTGCGCATGATAGACTGCATGATCCCCACATCCGAGAACATCTTCAGCCCGATGACCACCACGGTGACCAGCGCCATGAGGCCAAAGGCCTCGGGCACCAGAAGACGCGTCAGGATCAGGTTGCCCGCCAGCCGAAGGGCCTGACCGCCGCCAAAGCCGATAACCGTAACAACCGATCCCCGCATCACCCGCGATATCAGACCGTTACCCATGAACCTGCTTTGAAAACCCTGAAGTACTGCCTGCATCCGACCTGCTCACCCTACATTCGGGCCTTCGGGTGGAATGCTCAGAAGCTACCAAACAACTAATCACAACAAATGGCAGCCCGGCACATCCCCAAAGACGCTTTTTTCCGGGGTACTGGGTGTCTGGGGCAACAATGCGGCGAATCTTTGGTGTCTTTGTTTCCGGTTCTGAAGCAACTTCGCGGCGCCTCAGGCCAGCCCGTCCACGAAATCGGGCAGAGTCGCAAAATCGCCAAAGGCGAATGCATGCGGCAGTTCTGCCACCGGGGCCTGGCGGTAGCCTTCGGTGAACAAGGCAAAACGCTGTCCCGCGCGGCGCGCGGTTTCGGCATCGGTCTCACTATCGCCGACATAGAGCAGCGGCGCACCGGGCAACGCGGCAAAGGCAGCGTGCATCGGCGCGGGATCGGGCTTTTTCACTGGCAGGCTGTCGCCACCGATCACCACGCCAAAGAAGCGCGAAAGGTCCAGCGCATCAAGGATCTGTACCGATTGCGCGTGAAACTTGTTGGTGCATATGCCCAGCGCATGGCCTTGCGCTGTCAGCACCTCCAGCGTCGCGACCACACCCGGGTAGGGCCGTGTCAGATCGGCGGGATGGGCGGTGTAATGTGCGACCATCCGGGCGGTCAGCGCCGCATGCTGTGCAGGATCGATGCCATAATGCGCCATGACTTGTCCGACGAAATGCGGGATGCCCTTGCCGACGAAGGTGATCGCGGTCGCCATGTCCAGCGGCGGATGCCCAGCCTCTTGCAGCATCCGGTTGGCAGCGGCGGCGATATCAGGTGCACTGTGGACAAGGGTACCGTCAAGGTCGAAGACAATCGCGCTCATGCTGCTTTCCACTTGATTGAACAGCCCATCGACGGGATCTGGTGCTGCGGGCCCTGCCCGGTCGCGGCTACTTGCTTCATTGCCTCGAACAGTTCACGACGTGCATCGGCGGGGCCGCTTTTGTTGCGCGATGCATCCAGACGCCCCCGGTACTGCAAGCCGCCATCAGCGTTGAAGCCAAAGAAATCCGGCGTGCAAGCCGCACCCCAGGCACGCGCTACGTCTTGCGTCGCATCATGCAGATAGGGGAAGGGAAAGGCATGCTGCTGCGCCATCTCCCCCATGCGCGAAAAACTGTCAGCGGGATAGGCATCCGCATCATTGGCGCAGATCGCCGCGACCCCAAGGCCCAGCGCCTGCAAGTCGCGCGCGTCACGGATCACCCGCTCAAGCACGGCCAGCACGTAGGGGCAATGGTTCCAGATGAACATGATCAGCGTGCCCTTCTGCCCGGCAATATCGCGCAGGCTGTAGATCCTGCCATCGGTGGCGGGCAGCGCAAAATCGGGCGCTTTCCAACCAAAGTCACAAACGGGGGGGCTTACGGCCATGGGGATACTCCTGCGGAGGGGCGGGGTCAGCTGAGGGCGGCGGTCGCAGCGTCGCGGATTGCTTGGATGTTGGCGCCATAGGGCGCCGGGTTAGTGACCGAGCCGCCCTTGAATACCGCCGAGCCCGCGACCAACACATCCGCGCCCGCAGCCGCCACAAGTGGCGCGGTGTCCGGGGTCACACCCCCGTCGATCTCGATATGAATGGGGCGGTCGCCGATCATGGCGCGCAGTCGCGCAACCTTGTCAACCTGCGAGCGAATGAACTTCTGCCCGCCAAAGCCGGGGTTGACCGTCATCACGCAAATCAGATCGACCATATCCAACAGATACCCGATATTTTCGATCCCAGTGCCGGGGTTCAGCGCAAGCCCGGCCTTCGCCCCCGCGCCGCGAATGGCCTGAAGCGTCCGGTGGATATGCGGCCCGGCCTCCAGATGCGCGGTGATGATATCCGCCCCCGATTGCGCGAAAGCGTCGATATAAGCATCCACCGGCGCGATCATCAGATGCACATCCATCACGCCCTTGATATGCGGGCGGATTGCCGCGCAAGTGGCAGGGCCAAAGGTGATGTTGGGCACGAAATGGCCGTCCATCACATCGACATGCACCCAGTCGCAGCCCTGTGCCTCGATCGCCTGACACTCGGCCCCAAAATTGGCAAAATCGGCGGACAGGATAGAAGGGGCGATCTTGATGGCCCGGGAAAAGGTCATGGCGTTTGGTCCTTATAGCACGCGGCCATGTCGCCCAACGTATGGCCAAGGGTTGCAAGACTGCCCGGTGGCGCCAAGCATCACAGCGTTCCTTGCACAGGTCGGCCAGCGCGTCCATGCCGGTTTGCGCAATTTCCGCGAATGTAGCGCCACAGCGGGATGCAGCGCCTAGCGCCCGCGCCCCCGCACGGGCTGCGGCGGACATGCCTGAAACGTTACTAACACGGCCTAAAAGACACCTCAGATGGCGCCGCTCTTGCGCGACAAAAGGTCCCTGCCCCGGCGTACCGGGCAAATTGAATCGACTCTGCGCATGGCGCGGCCTATATGTGAACATATCAGGAACAAACGATTCTTCCATGCGCAAATCATGCCTCGACGCCTCCTCTCTCTCTGGTTGCCGCATCTTGCCTCGGACCGTGTTCTGCGCAGGCAGGCGGTGCCGGGGCCGTTTGTCGTGGTGGCCACAGCGGGCGCGGCGGAGCGGGTGCATTGCCTGAACGCCGCCGCCACGCAGCTGGGGCTGCGCCGGGGCATGGCGCTGACCGATGCGCGCGCGATGTGCCCCGACCTGATCACCCGCCCGCATGAGGCAGAGGCGCAGGGGCAGACGCTGGATGCACTGCGCCGCTGGGCGCTTCGCTATGCACCATGGGTGGCGCGCGACGGTGATGACGGGCTGATGCTGGACATCACCGGCGCGGCGCATCTGATGGGCGGCGAAAGCGCGATGGCCGAAGAAATGACCGCCCGGCTGGGCCGCGCCGGGCTGGCCGGGCGCTGTGGGCTGGCCGACACGAAAGGCGCGGCATGGGCTCTGGCACGCCTTCAGGCAACGGCGGACACGCCGGCGATTGCCGCGCCGGGTCAGAGCATGCACGCCCTCGGGCCGCTGCCGCTGGCCGCCCTGCGGCTGGAGGACGACACCTGCGCCGCGCTTGACCGGATGGGCCTGCGGCTGGTGCGCGATCTGACGCAACTGCCGCGCGCCACGCTGGCGCGGCGCTTTGGCCAGCAGGTACTGTTGCGGCTGGATCAGGCGATGGGCGCGGCGGCTGAACCGGTGGACCCCGAACCCGCGCGGCAGCATTTCGGTACCCGCCTGACCCTCCCAGAGCCGATCGGGCTGCAAAGCGACCTGCGCGCCGGGCTGGCGCGCCTGCTGCACCGGCTGTGCGACACGCTGGCCAAGGCCGAGCTGGGCGCGCGGCGGCTGCGGCTGGATCTGGCGCGGGTGGACGGGTCAGCCATTCAGGCAGAGATCGGGCTGGCCCGCCCGATGCACGACGTGCCTGCCATTCTGCTGCTGTTTGACCGCGCGATTGAAAGTATCGACGCTGGCTTTGGCATCGAACAGATGCGCCTGACAGCACCGCTGACCGACCCCCTGCCCGCCCGTCAGATCCATGCGGGCCATGGCATGGGGGGCTACCATACCGGCGCCGGAGGATCAGTTGCCGGTAACGATGGCGCCGACACCGAGGGGCTGGCCGATCTGCTGACCCGGCTGGGCAACCGCATCGGCTTTGACAATCTGCAGCGGTTTCTGCCCGCAGAAAGCCATATTCCCGAACGCAGCTTCCTGATCGCCTCGGCCGTGCACGCGGACATGCCGGACGAATGGCCCACGGGCCATGAGCGCCCGTTGCACCTGTTCCCCCCCGAACCGCTGGACTGCACCGGCCCCCAGCCACCCCACCGATTCCGCTGGCGCAGGCAGGTCCTGACCACCACCGCCGCGCAGGGGCCGGAACGCCTGACGCCAGAATGGTGGCTGGACGACCCCGCCTGGCGCAACGGATTGCGCGATTACTGGCGGGTTGAGACCGCGCAAGGCCTGCGGTTGTGGATGTTTCACACGCCGCAAGCGGGCGGATGGGCGGTGCATGGGGTGTTCGCCTGAGGCGGGGGTCGAAGCCCGCCCGACACCCCCGCCGCCGGTAAAGCCGCGGATGGCGCACCACCCAGGCTGACCGACGCCCCCTTCCGGCCCAGGATCGCAGCACAGAACGGCATGCTATGGCTTTGCGCCACAACACCGGCCCGAGTATGGGTTTGCGATCCCGGCCAGAGCGGCTAGAAGGACGCCACGCATTCGCCCAAGGACGCCCACTGATGACCGATACCCCGCCCCCCCACACGCAAGCGCCCAGTAAATCCCTGCGCGCCGCCGCCGACAAAGAGGTGGGGCGCTGGCTGTGGGACGGGTTCGTGCGCCGCCGCCTGTGGCTGATCGGCATCGCCATGGCTCTGATGGCGGTCGAAGGGTCGATGCTGGGCGCATTCAGCTATCTGGTCCGCCCGATGTTCGATGAAGTGCTGGTCGCCGGACGTGCCGATATGGTCTATGTCGTGGCCTTTGGCGTCGCCGCAGTATTCGTCGTCCGCGCAGTCACCCGGCTGATCCACCGCGCCATCATGGCATATACCTCGGAAACCGTAATCGCCGAGGTGCAGACGACCCTCTTGTCGCATCTGATGCGACTGGATCAGGGTTTTTATCAGCGCCACTCGCCCGGCAACCTGATCGAACGGGTGCGCGGCGATACCATGGCCATCGGCGCGGTCTTCACCCGCCTTGTCCCCGGCGTTGCGCGCGAAGGGGTTTCGGTCGTCGCCCTTCTGGCCGTTGCGATCTATACAGACTGGCTGTGGACGCTGATCGCGCTGCTCGGCATCCCGTTGATGATCTTGCCTATGACGGCGCTGCAACGCATCGTGCGCCGCAAAAGCACCACGGCGCGGCAGACGGCAGCCGACAGTTCCAACCGGCTGGATGAGATTTTCCACGGCATCGCCACCGTGCAACTGACCGGATCCGAAGCGCGTGAGGCCGGGCGCTATCGCAGCATCATGGCGCGCTATGTCAGCGCAGCGATCCGGGCGATCATCGGACAATCGGCGATTTCTTCGGTCATTGACTTGGTTGCGGCCATCGGCTTTGCGGCGGTACTGATTTATGGTGGCATGCAGATTATCGACGGTGAGCGGACTGTCGGCCAGTTCATGAGCTTTTTCACCGCCATCGGGCTGATCTTCGACCCGCTTCGCAAGCTGGGCGACATTACCGGATTGTGGCAGGCCACGCTAGCCAGCCTGGAGCGGCTGTATGCGCTATTGGCCATCAAACCAACGATCGTAAACCCCGAGAGCCCCGCCGTTGCCCCACCTGCCCGAGCACACGCCGAGGTTTCGATGCACGACGTATTCTTCGCCTACGACGAAGACCCGGTCCTGCGCGGCATCAGCCTGACCGCGAAAGTGGGCACCACCACCGCGATTGTCGGACCGTCCGGAGCCGGGAAAACCACTGTCTTTACCCTGCTGACACGGCTGGCCGATCCGCAGTCTGGCGGGGTGATGATCGGGGGGCAAGACATTCGCGGGATGGATCTGCACAGCCTGCGCGGCCTTTTCTCGGTCGTCAGCCAGGATACGGCACTTTTTGACGAAACCATCCGCGACAATGTGCTGATGGGCGCCGAGGGCGTGTCCGAAGAACGGCTGCACGCCGCACTGGCCGATGCACATGTGACCGAGTTCCTTGACAGCCTGCCACAGGGGCTGGACACGCGGGCCGGGCCGCGTGGCTCTTCCCTGTCGGGCGGACAGCGGCAGCGTGTTGCGATCGCCCGGGCATTGCTGCGCGATGCGCCGATCCTGCTGCTGGATGAGGCGACAAGCGCGCTGGACGCCAAATCGGAATCGCTGGTTCAGGCGGCGCTCGACCGGCTGTCTGCGGGGCGCACCACGTTTGTCATCGCGCACCGGCTGGCCACCGTCCGGCGCGCCGACCAGATCCTGGTGATGGAGCGCGGGCAAATCATCGAGACCGGGAACCACGATGCGCTGATGACGCAGAATGGCGCATATGCCCGGCTGCATGCATTGCAGTTCAACACGCCGGGGCAAAAGCCCTGAGGCACAGCCGCCCCCAGAGATGCAAACCGCCCCTGCCCTGCCCAAAACGTCACGAACGCGGCTGAATATCCAGCCAGATGCCGCTTTTGGACCGGACGGTCAGATGTGCGACGGGGACAGGAATGCGCCCGGGCACCGCGCTGAACCGAAAGGCACGCGTCAGCAGCGCCAGAAGCAAAACCCCTTCGGCCATAGCGAAACCCGCGCCAGAACAGACGCGCGGCCCAGCGGAAAACGGCAAGTAGGCGTCACGGGCATGGGCGCGGTTTTCGGGCGTTTGCCAGCGATCGGGGCGGAAAGCATGCGGGTCGGGCCAAATGTTTTCGTTCCGGCCCATATGCCACGGGCTGATGATGACCTGCGCCCCCCTGGGCGCCTGGCGGTTGCGAAAGACCTCGGACCGGGTGGTCTGACGCACCATCATTGGCACCGAAGGGTAAAGACGCAGGGTCTCGCGGAAGACATCGCGGGTGAAGGGCAGTTTCGACAGGGTGGCGAAAACTGGGGGCTCGGCCAGCGCGGCATCGGCTTCGGCGGCCACATTTTCCTGAACCTCGGGATGGGTGGCGAGCAGATAGAGCGCCCAGGACAGCGCTGATGCACTGGTTTCATGCCCGGCCAGAAAGAAGATCGCGACTTGATCGATCATCTCAGCGGAGTCGAACTGGTCACCGGTGACGGGATCTTTCGTCGTCATGATCTGGGTGGCGAGATCATTCGGGGCGGTGCCCGCAGCAATCGCCTCTTTGCGCTGCACGGTCAACTGTCCGATCAGGTCGCGGATGGCCGCTGCCGTGGCGCGGGTGGTGCGGCGGTGCGGGCGGGGCAACCAGCGGGGCCAGGGGATCATCGCGGCCAGGTTCAGGATAGGCTGGGTGCGCTGATGCGCGCGAAACTGCTCGAATACCGCCGCAGCGATCCGGTCCTCGATGGGGATCGAGAATAGCGTGCGGAAGATCACATCGGCGGCAGCATGGCTAAGCACGCCCTCAACCTCGGTCACACCACCCGGCGACAGGCGCCCAACAGCGGCCTGCCCGGCAGCCAGCATCGCCGGAAATGTATCGCGCAGCCGCCCCCCCTCAAACGCCGGGTCGATCATCCGGCGCTGGCGCTTCCATTGATCGCCATTGGTTACAAACACTGAATTGCCCAGAAGCGGCAGCAGGCCTTCGCGCACACGGTGGGACTTCGGAAAATCATCAGGGCGGTCGGACAAGACAGTGCGGATCAGATCAGGCTGGTTGATGAGGAAGGATCGCAGGAAAGGCAGCCGAAACTCAGCCATCTTGGCGCGATAGAGCCGCGCAGGCTGGGTCGACAGGATATCCTGTCGAAACATCGCCAAATGCCGCAGGAATGACACGCTCCCGGGGCGATGCTGCGGTTTGGGTGGCAGGGTCATTCGGGCATCCGGGTGGCGTAGGGGTTCAATGACCGCCGCGTGGTGCTGGCGGATGAGCCGCGCCCGGCATAGCGGTCGGCCAGCGTCCGAGGCCCGGCGGTGATCTGAAAGTAGTCATAGTCGCGCGGGGCGTCGAAGGCACAGAGGTACTGAAAATGCAGCCGAAAATACCGACGCTTATACTTGGCATAAGTCTGGGGCGTCAGGCTTTGGCTGAACGCGGCCGACACGACAATCGGCCAGCGCTGCCCCTTTGCGGGCGCAGCACCACTGGTCGCGACCGGGTCACAGAGCGCATAGCAACACCCATCGCCCGGCGCCGTCACATCGACCCATGTGAGTTCCCGGCGTTGCGACAGGTAGTGCAGATCCGCACGCAGGGCATCGGCATGGGGCAGATAGCTTTGCATCGGCACGCAATGTCCCAGCGACAGAAAGGCAAGGCGCGGCCCGTCATCGCTAACCGCACCGCGTCGGACCACATTGGCCAAGATGGACACGCCCAGATGCACGCCCGAGGAATGGCCAACGACCAGAACCTCATCCAGCGTATCGTCCTGCAAGGCATCGGCGATCATGTCAGCCATTTCGCGCAAACGGGCCTGAAGCTGCGGTGGGTTGCGACCCAGATGCCGCGCGGTGAAGGCATAATCATGCAGCAGATAGTAGACGAAGAACCGACCATCCAGTCGCCGAAACAGCATCAGAACCGGGGGTACCACGGCAAGCCCAAGCACATAGGCGGCGACACTGGGCATCAGATAGGACAATGCCCAGCCCACGCCCGCAGCAAGCATCAGCGCCAGCGCCAGTTGGCCCAACAGCATCACCACGGGATACATGGCCGCGATGCCTGGACCCGCGCGAAGGCGGAACAGCCGAAAGATCGCGCCAGTGCTGACATAGATCCAGAAGGTCTTCAGAAGCAGCCAATAGGTCGCAGCAATCCCTGCCTGCATCGAATCGCGCACGATGTCAGACCAGATCAGGATATTCATCTCGGACGCGGTGGTGGTTCCATCAATGGCAGCGGTCACGCGCCAACCATAAGGGCCAGGGCCTTTCTTTGGCTTCTGGCTGATCTGATAGCCTGAAATAGCCGCCTGCGCAGCTGACTCGGTCCGGTAAAGCTCGCGATAACGACGCGGCGGAAACGGGTCATAGCCGGGAATGTAGAACACCCGACGGTTACTGACGGATTGCGGTTTATGATGTGCCATACTCTGCGCCTGTTCGCCCGTGCCACGGGCCTTGGCGGAACCTAGCGACAAAAAGCGGCAAGAATAAGCCATATTGCGGCGCGGGGCAGCGACCTATGGCGCACCAACCTAAAGGGAAACAGGCGCTCCCTGCACCGTCACGACCGGCCCGCCGGCGGCCAGAGCATCCTCCCGGTCATGGGTGACAAGCACCACAGGCAGCTTCCGGTCCCTTGCGCGCTGAAACACGAAGTCGCGGGTGCGGGTGCGGCGATCAGCGTCGAGCCGCGAGAACGGCTCATCCAGCAACAGCGCCGCAGGTTCGGCAAGCAACGTTCGCATCAGGGCAACACGCGCGCGTTGGCCGCCCGAGAGCGTGGCCGGATCGCGATCGGCCATCCCATGCAGCCCAGCATCCGACAGGGCGGTTTCGATCCGGCCACGGCGGTCTGTGATACCTCGCGGCAAGGCAAAGCCAAGATTACCCCCCACGCTGAGATGCGGGAACAGAATGTCATCTTGAAACATGATGCCAACGCCGCGCGCCCGCGTAGGCAGAGCCGTGATATCATGACCGCCCAGCCAGATCTTGCCCTGTTGGGTGAATGCGCCGGGGAGCGCGCCAATGATCGCCGAAAGAATGGTCGATTTACCGCAGCCCGATGGCCCCATGATGGTGAGTACCTCGCCCGCAGCGATAGTGGCGGTTAGCCGCGCAAGGCAGCTTTGTGGCTTCATGATGGTCAAATTGTCCAGCACCAAAGTCATGTCACGCGCATCCCCTGTCGGTTGCGCCACAAGAGCGCAGGGATACCCAACGCCAGCGCAAAGCCCACGAAGGGGGCCAACATCTGCGCCAACGCATATGCCCCGATCACCCGCCTGTTGCCACCTGATCCCAGGGCCACGGCCTCGGTCGTGAGGGTGTCGATCCGACCGGCACTAATAAGCAAAGTTGGGAGATATTGCGCAACAGAGGTTGCGAAGCCAACAGCACAAGCGACGGCAATGGCGCGCGACAGCATAGGAAGCCGCACCGCCCAGAACACGCGACTGTGCGAGGCCCCCAGAGCATGGGCCACCACGCCCGCGCGCCGGTCCCATGTACGCCAAGGATCGGATAGCGACAGAAAGACATACGGCAGCACAAAAACCAAATGGACCAGTGCCACCAACCAGACCGACGGCGCGACCCCGGCAATCAGTGTCAGCGTGGTCAGACCGGGGACAAAAGCGACCTGCGGCACCAGGAGTGGCACGTACAAGACCAGCAGCGCGCGCCGGACAGCGGCGTCGCGCCTGTATTCAGCCTGAAGGCACGCGAGGGTCAGGACGATCGCCGCGCCGGTCGCCAAAAGGCCAATGATCACGGTTTGGGTAATAGCGCCGGTAAGCCCGGTTGCTTGCCTGTCCCAAGTCTGCAAGTTGAGTGTCTGGGGCCAGAGATCC harbors:
- a CDS encoding cytochrome P450, with amino-acid sequence MTLPPKPQHRPGSVSFLRHLAMFRQDILSTQPARLYRAKMAEFRLPFLRSFLINQPDLIRTVLSDRPDDFPKSHRVREGLLPLLGNSVFVTNGDQWKRQRRMIDPAFEGGRLRDTFPAMLAAGQAAVGRLSPGGVTEVEGVLSHAAADVIFRTLFSIPIEDRIAAAVFEQFRAHQRTQPILNLAAMIPWPRWLPRPHRRTTRATAAAIRDLIGQLTVQRKEAIAAGTAPNDLATQIMTTKDPVTGDQFDSAEMIDQVAIFFLAGHETSASALSWALYLLATHPEVQENVAAEADAALAEPPVFATLSKLPFTRDVFRETLRLYPSVPMMVRQTTRSEVFRNRQAPRGAQVIISPWHMGRNENIWPDPHAFRPDRWQTPENRAHARDAYLPFSAGPRVCSGAGFAMAEGVLLLALLTRAFRFSAVPGRIPVPVAHLTVRSKSGIWLDIQPRS
- a CDS encoding thioredoxin family protein, whose product is MAVSPPVCDFGWKAPDFALPATDGRIYSLRDIAGQKGTLIMFIWNHCPYVLAVLERVIRDARDLQALGLGVAAICANDADAYPADSFSRMGEMAQQHAFPFPYLHDATQDVARAWGAACTPDFFGFNADGGLQYRGRLDASRNKSGPADARRELFEAMKQVAATGQGPQHQIPSMGCSIKWKAA
- the rpe gene encoding ribulose-phosphate 3-epimerase, with product MTFSRAIKIAPSILSADFANFGAECQAIEAQGCDWVHVDVMDGHFVPNITFGPATCAAIRPHIKGVMDVHLMIAPVDAYIDAFAQSGADIITAHLEAGPHIHRTLQAIRGAGAKAGLALNPGTGIENIGYLLDMVDLICVMTVNPGFGGQKFIRSQVDKVARLRAMIGDRPIHIEIDGGVTPDTAPLVAAAGADVLVAGSAVFKGGSVTNPAPYGANIQAIRDAATAALS
- a CDS encoding ATP-binding cassette domain-containing protein: MTLVLDNLTIMKPQSCLARLTATIAAGEVLTIMGPSGCGKSTILSAIIGALPGAFTQQGKIWLGGHDITALPTRARGVGIMFQDDILFPHLSVGGNLGFALPRGITDRRGRIETALSDAGLHGMADRDPATLSGGQRARVALMRTLLAEPAALLLDEPFSRLDADRRTRTRDFVFQRARDRKLPVVLVTHDREDALAAGGPVVTVQGAPVSL
- a CDS encoding Y-family DNA polymerase, translating into MPRRLLSLWLPHLASDRVLRRQAVPGPFVVVATAGAAERVHCLNAAATQLGLRRGMALTDARAMCPDLITRPHEAEAQGQTLDALRRWALRYAPWVARDGDDGLMLDITGAAHLMGGESAMAEEMTARLGRAGLAGRCGLADTKGAAWALARLQATADTPAIAAPGQSMHALGPLPLAALRLEDDTCAALDRMGLRLVRDLTQLPRATLARRFGQQVLLRLDQAMGAAAEPVDPEPARQHFGTRLTLPEPIGLQSDLRAGLARLLHRLCDTLAKAELGARRLRLDLARVDGSAIQAEIGLARPMHDVPAILLLFDRAIESIDAGFGIEQMRLTAPLTDPLPARQIHAGHGMGGYHTGAGGSVAGNDGADTEGLADLLTRLGNRIGFDNLQRFLPAESHIPERSFLIASAVHADMPDEWPTGHERPLHLFPPEPLDCTGPQPPHRFRWRRQVLTTTAAQGPERLTPEWWLDDPAWRNGLRDYWRVETAQGLRLWMFHTPQAGGWAVHGVFA
- the gph gene encoding phosphoglycolate phosphatase (PGP is an essential enzyme in the glycolate salvage pathway in higher organisms (photorespiration in plants). Phosphoglycolate results from the oxidase activity of RubisCO in the Calvin cycle when concentrations of carbon dioxide are low relative to oxygen. This enzyme is a member of the Haloacid Dehalogenase (HAD) superfamily of aspartate-nucleophile hydrolase enzymes (PF00702).) → MSAIVFDLDGTLVHSAPDIAAAANRMLQEAGHPPLDMATAITFVGKGIPHFVGQVMAHYGIDPAQHAALTARMVAHYTAHPADLTRPYPGVVATLEVLTAQGHALGICTNKFHAQSVQILDALDLSRFFGVVIGGDSLPVKKPDPAPMHAAFAALPGAPLLYVGDSETDAETARRAGQRFALFTEGYRQAPVAELPHAFAFGDFATLPDFVDGLA
- a CDS encoding ABC transporter ATP-binding protein, which produces MTDTPPPHTQAPSKSLRAAADKEVGRWLWDGFVRRRLWLIGIAMALMAVEGSMLGAFSYLVRPMFDEVLVAGRADMVYVVAFGVAAVFVVRAVTRLIHRAIMAYTSETVIAEVQTTLLSHLMRLDQGFYQRHSPGNLIERVRGDTMAIGAVFTRLVPGVAREGVSVVALLAVAIYTDWLWTLIALLGIPLMILPMTALQRIVRRKSTTARQTAADSSNRLDEIFHGIATVQLTGSEAREAGRYRSIMARYVSAAIRAIIGQSAISSVIDLVAAIGFAAVLIYGGMQIIDGERTVGQFMSFFTAIGLIFDPLRKLGDITGLWQATLASLERLYALLAIKPTIVNPESPAVAPPARAHAEVSMHDVFFAYDEDPVLRGISLTAKVGTTTAIVGPSGAGKTTVFTLLTRLADPQSGGVMIGGQDIRGMDLHSLRGLFSVVSQDTALFDETIRDNVLMGAEGVSEERLHAALADAHVTEFLDSLPQGLDTRAGPRGSSLSGGQRQRVAIARALLRDAPILLLDEATSALDAKSESLVQAALDRLSAGRTTFVIAHRLATVRRADQILVMERGQIIETGNHDALMTQNGAYARLHALQFNTPGQKP